The following coding sequences are from one Bradyrhizobium sp. WSM471 window:
- a CDS encoding ABC transporter permease, translated as MRADLIDRLMAVSGTLIRALVYLMLASPAILVVLSSFTSSDTMNFPPMGFSLRWYKVAFANELFMAALWTSTYVAVLVAIVALLVGFAGAFAMNRFSFRGKAFLQGLAFSPLVVPAVVLGIGLLQLFAWLDLTQTMYPLLLGHLVLTIPYVVRTILASLTLHDQQLEQAAMNLRATPFRVIRRITLPLIMPGLLSASIFAFVTSFGNVTVSSFLTYGGHVTLPVQIFAYVDTSYDPLVAAVSSLMIVVTLVVILTIERLIGAERLA; from the coding sequence ATGCGCGCTGATCTAATTGATCGTCTGATGGCCGTGTCCGGCACGCTTATTCGTGCGCTCGTTTACTTGATGCTTGCCTCGCCCGCGATCCTGGTGGTTCTATCATCGTTCACCAGCAGCGACACCATGAACTTCCCTCCCATGGGGTTTTCTCTACGATGGTATAAAGTCGCATTTGCAAACGAATTATTTATGGCCGCGCTCTGGACGAGTACCTACGTGGCTGTGCTAGTTGCCATCGTCGCGCTGTTGGTCGGCTTTGCCGGCGCATTCGCCATGAACCGGTTTTCTTTTCGAGGAAAGGCATTCTTGCAAGGCCTGGCGTTCTCGCCGCTGGTGGTCCCGGCTGTCGTGCTCGGAATCGGATTGTTGCAGCTGTTCGCGTGGCTCGATCTTACACAGACAATGTATCCGTTACTTCTGGGACACCTAGTTCTTACGATACCATACGTCGTACGTACGATCCTCGCGAGCCTTACTTTGCACGACCAGCAACTCGAACAGGCCGCAATGAACCTCCGGGCTACACCATTCCGAGTCATTCGACGCATTACGCTGCCGCTGATCATGCCCGGCTTACTCTCTGCTTCGATCTTTGCTTTCGTGACATCGTTTGGAAACGTGACCGTTTCCTCATTTCTCACCTACGGCGGCCACGTTACTCTGCCGGTACAAATCTTTGCGTACGTCGATACCAGCTATGACCCACTAGTGGCGGCCGTCTCTAGCCTCATGATCGTCGTAACATTGGTCGTTATCCTAACAATTGAACGTCTGATTGGCGCGGAAAGACTTGCGTAG
- a CDS encoding ABC transporter permease: MKQSLLKRRSLTLVILLTPMVLLLAGFLVLPVLGLLRSSFLPSTHLLDGTGFSLKHYVHFFSDTYYSSVLVETFVDGLIVSLVCLLIGFPTGYSLARLTSAARRWRMIVVILPLTLSLVVVVFGWLIILGRNGLLNSLFVYLGIFSSPKTLLFSRPAVLIVLVQQFLPFMILSVMSVVTQIHPVLEQAASNLRANRFVTFRKVILPLAVPGILVGFNIVFVLSISAFITPRLIGGARVAMLGSLIYETIMAQLNWPFGAAMAFVLFVSGLAFTVALNALVASRFTVRG; encoded by the coding sequence GTGAAGCAGTCATTGCTCAAGCGCCGAAGCCTAACTCTGGTGATCTTGCTGACCCCAATGGTCTTGCTTCTTGCAGGCTTTTTGGTGCTTCCAGTCCTAGGATTGCTGCGATCGAGCTTCTTGCCAAGTACCCATCTCCTAGATGGTACGGGTTTCAGCCTTAAGCACTACGTGCATTTCTTCTCAGATACTTACTACTCGTCTGTTCTGGTGGAGACGTTCGTCGACGGACTTATCGTCAGTCTGGTCTGCTTGTTGATCGGCTTTCCCACCGGATATTCGCTCGCCCGTCTAACGTCTGCGGCGCGGAGGTGGCGGATGATTGTTGTGATCCTCCCGTTGACGCTCAGTCTCGTCGTCGTTGTATTTGGCTGGCTGATCATTCTTGGTCGTAATGGTCTCCTCAATTCGCTATTCGTATACCTTGGCATTTTCTCCTCGCCAAAAACGCTCCTCTTTAGTCGACCTGCGGTGCTGATCGTTTTGGTACAGCAGTTCCTCCCATTCATGATCTTGTCGGTCATGAGCGTAGTCACCCAAATACATCCAGTATTGGAGCAGGCAGCTTCGAATCTGCGTGCCAACCGCTTCGTGACTTTTCGAAAGGTCATTCTTCCACTTGCCGTGCCTGGAATTCTCGTTGGCTTTAACATTGTATTCGTTCTCTCGATTTCGGCGTTCATAACGCCTCGTCTAATCGGCGGAGCACGCGTCGCGATGCTCGGAAGCCTGATCTATGAGACCATTATGGCGCAACTGAACTGGCCGTTTGGTGCGGCAATGGCTTTCGTACTTTTCGTGAGCGGACTTGCCTTCACAGTGGCGCTCAATGCGTTGGTTGCTTCGCGTTTCACCGTCAGGGGATGA
- a CDS encoding ABC transporter ATP-binding protein, whose amino-acid sequence MLALSKERDNFVPEADDLVVELRSVSKYYGDVAAVSNTSIGVRRGELLCLLGPSGCGKTTTLRMVAGFIEPTSGSITINGVDMTRQPPYRRDTGMVFQSYALFPHMTVAQNIEFGLENLKWPRDKRKARVEEMLRLVELPHLADRLPAQLSGGQQQRIALARALAMRPAVLLLDEPFSNLDAQLRLRMREELREVVRSVNVTTLFVTHDQEEALAMSDRIVVMNAGQVEQIGTPGEIYESPETPFVAKFIGWCSLLKGAVGADGSFTSTAGLRLGGNWSAGSATAVIRPEHVRLSTDGGSGPSYQGRVLQAHYYGGATRIVLDLNGEQLTMQERFPFGQHPKTGDRLNVAISTDDIRVIPAGEDRR is encoded by the coding sequence ATGCTGGCTTTATCGAAAGAGCGTGACAACTTCGTGCCTGAAGCAGATGATCTTGTCGTCGAATTGCGCTCTGTTTCCAAATACTACGGTGACGTTGCTGCAGTTTCGAACACTTCGATTGGGGTCCGTCGTGGCGAACTACTTTGCCTGCTTGGACCGTCAGGCTGCGGCAAGACAACAACGCTGCGCATGGTGGCGGGATTTATAGAACCGACGTCGGGTAGCATTACGATAAACGGCGTCGACATGACGCGCCAGCCACCCTATCGGCGAGATACCGGAATGGTATTTCAGAGCTACGCCTTATTCCCGCATATGACGGTCGCGCAAAATATTGAATTTGGCCTCGAAAATCTCAAATGGCCGCGTGACAAGCGCAAAGCGCGGGTTGAGGAAATGCTCAGGCTGGTGGAGCTGCCTCATTTAGCTGACCGTCTTCCGGCGCAACTTTCGGGCGGGCAGCAGCAACGGATCGCGCTTGCGCGTGCTCTTGCGATGCGACCAGCAGTACTGCTTCTTGATGAACCGTTCTCAAATCTCGATGCGCAGCTGCGCCTACGCATGCGAGAAGAGTTGCGGGAAGTAGTGCGGAGCGTCAACGTCACGACCCTGTTTGTGACGCATGATCAGGAAGAAGCACTGGCTATGTCGGACCGCATCGTCGTCATGAATGCCGGTCAGGTTGAGCAGATAGGCACGCCTGGCGAGATTTACGAGTCGCCGGAAACGCCTTTCGTTGCCAAATTTATTGGCTGGTGCTCTCTTTTGAAGGGAGCCGTAGGGGCTGATGGCAGTTTCACGTCGACGGCTGGATTGCGCCTCGGTGGAAATTGGAGTGCTGGTTCTGCTACAGCGGTGATCCGGCCGGAGCACGTCCGGCTATCGACCGATGGCGGTAGCGGACCATCCTATCAAGGGCGCGTCTTGCAGGCGCACTACTACGGTGGGGCGACGCGAATCGTGCTTGACCTTAATGGAGAGCAGCTGACGATGCAGGAGCGCTTTCCGTTTGGGCAACATCCGAAAACCGGCGATCGTCTCAACGTCGCAATAAGCACGGACGACATTCGCGTTATTCCCGCGGGAGAAGATCGTCGATAG